One genomic region from Pseudomonas hormoni encodes:
- a CDS encoding ABC transporter substrate-binding protein, translating to MLRSLKFTALVMGMIGAAHAMAAGPDLTVVSFGGANKAAQVKAFYAPWEAAGNGKIVAGEYNGEMAKVKAMVDTKSVSWDLVEVESPELSRGCDEDMFEQLDPALFGKSEDYVKGAIQPCGVGFFVWSTVLAYNADKLKTAPTSWVDFWDTKKFPGKRGLRKGAKYTLEFALMADGVAPKDVYKVLAGKDGQDRAFKKLDELKPSIQWWEAGAQPPQYLASGDVVMSSAYNGRIAAVQKESNLKVVWNGGIYDFDAWAIPKGLDKARAEAAKKFIAFSVAPQQQKTYSENIAYGPANTQAVPLLAKDVLKDMPTTPENIANQVQIDVSFWADNGEQLEQRFNSWAAK from the coding sequence ATGTTGAGATCCCTGAAATTCACCGCCCTGGTCATGGGCATGATCGGTGCGGCACACGCGATGGCGGCGGGCCCGGACTTGACCGTGGTGTCCTTTGGCGGGGCGAACAAGGCCGCGCAGGTCAAAGCCTTCTACGCACCGTGGGAAGCGGCGGGTAACGGCAAGATCGTCGCCGGCGAATACAACGGCGAGATGGCCAAGGTTAAAGCCATGGTCGACACCAAGAGCGTGTCCTGGGACCTGGTGGAAGTTGAATCGCCAGAATTGTCCCGTGGTTGCGACGAAGACATGTTCGAGCAACTCGACCCGGCGCTGTTCGGCAAGTCCGAAGACTACGTCAAAGGCGCCATCCAGCCTTGCGGCGTGGGTTTCTTCGTGTGGTCGACCGTGCTGGCCTACAACGCCGACAAGCTGAAAACCGCACCGACCAGCTGGGTGGATTTCTGGGACACCAAGAAATTCCCGGGCAAGCGCGGCCTGCGCAAAGGCGCCAAGTACACCCTGGAATTCGCACTGATGGCCGACGGCGTTGCGCCGAAAGACGTCTATAAAGTGCTGGCCGGCAAAGACGGTCAGGACCGCGCATTCAAGAAACTTGATGAGCTGAAACCAAGCATTCAATGGTGGGAAGCCGGCGCGCAACCGCCGCAATACCTCGCTTCCGGTGACGTGGTCATGAGCTCGGCCTACAACGGCCGGATTGCAGCGGTACAGAAAGAAAGCAATCTGAAAGTCGTGTGGAACGGCGGTATCTACGACTTCGACGCTTGGGCGATTCCAAAAGGCCTCGACAAGGCGCGTGCTGAAGCGGCGAAGAAATTCATCGCGTTCTCGGTGGCACCGCAGCAGCAGAAGACCTACTCGGAAAACATCGCCTACGGCCCGGCCAACACCCAAGCCGTACCGTTGCTGGCCAAGGACGTCCTGAAAGACATGCCGACCACCCCGGAAAACATCGCCAATCAGGTGCAGATCGACGTCAGCTTCTGGGCTGACAACGGCGAGCAACTGGAACAGCGCTTCAATTCCTGGGCTGCGAAGTAA
- a CDS encoding ABC transporter ATP-binding protein produces the protein MSQVDSNAGASDILVSFRGVQKSYDGENLIVKDLNLDIRKGEFLTLLGPSGSGKTTSLMMLAGFETPTAGEILLAGRAINNVPPHKRDIGMVFQNYALFPHMTVAENLAFPLTVRGLNKSDVSDKVKKVLSMVQLDAFAQRYPAQLSGGQQQRVALARALVFEPQLVLMDEPLGALDKQLREHMQMEIKHLHQRLGVTVVYVTHDQGEALTMSDRVAVFHQGEIQQIAPPRSLYEEPKNTFVANFIGENNRLNGRLHSHTGDRCIVELGRGEKVEALAVNVGKTGEPVTLSIRPERVSLNGSSESCVNRFSGRVAEFIYLGDHVRVRLEVCGKTDFFVKQPIAELDPALAVGDVVPLGWQVEHVRALDPLLEAN, from the coding sequence ATGAGCCAGGTCGATTCAAACGCAGGGGCCAGCGACATTCTGGTCAGCTTTCGTGGAGTGCAGAAGAGCTACGACGGCGAGAACCTGATCGTCAAAGACCTCAACCTGGACATTCGCAAAGGCGAATTCCTCACCTTGCTCGGGCCGTCCGGCTCGGGCAAGACCACCAGCCTGATGATGCTCGCCGGTTTCGAAACGCCAACCGCCGGCGAAATCCTCCTGGCCGGGCGTGCCATCAACAACGTGCCGCCGCACAAGCGCGACATCGGCATGGTGTTCCAGAACTACGCACTGTTCCCGCACATGACCGTCGCCGAGAACCTCGCGTTTCCGCTGACCGTGCGCGGCTTGAACAAGAGCGATGTCAGCGACAAGGTCAAGAAAGTCCTGAGCATGGTCCAACTCGATGCCTTTGCTCAGCGTTATCCGGCACAACTGTCCGGTGGTCAGCAGCAGCGTGTGGCTTTGGCCCGTGCGTTGGTGTTCGAACCGCAACTGGTATTGATGGACGAGCCCCTCGGCGCACTCGACAAACAACTGCGCGAACACATGCAGATGGAAATCAAACACCTGCACCAGCGCCTCGGCGTGACTGTGGTCTACGTGACCCACGATCAGGGCGAAGCCTTGACCATGTCCGACCGCGTGGCCGTGTTCCATCAGGGCGAAATCCAGCAGATCGCCCCGCCGCGCAGCCTGTATGAAGAACCGAAGAACACCTTCGTCGCCAACTTCATCGGCGAGAACAACCGCCTCAACGGCCGTTTGCACAGCCACACCGGCGACCGTTGCATCGTCGAACTCGGTCGCGGTGAAAAGGTTGAAGCCCTGGCGGTCAACGTCGGCAAGACCGGCGAACCCGTCACGCTGTCGATTCGTCCGGAGCGCGTGAGCCTCAACGGTTCGAGCGAGTCCTGCGTCAACCGCTTCTCAGGGAGGGTGGCGGAATTCATCTATCTGGGCGACCACGTCCGGGTTCGCCTGGAAGTCTGCGGCAAGACCGACTTCTTCGTGAAACAACCGATTGCCGAGCTCGATCCTGCGCTCGCGGTCGGCGACGTGGTACCGCTTGGCTGGCAGGTCGAACACGTTCGCGCGCTCGACCCACTTCTAGAGGCGAACTGA
- a CDS encoding response regulator, with product MIRVLVAEDHTIVREGIKQLIGLAKDLLVVGEASNGEQLLETLRHVPCEVVLLDISMPGVNGLEAIPRIRALNNPPAILVLSMHDEAQMAARALKVGAAGYATKDSDPALLLTAIRKVAAGGRYIDPELADRMVFEVGLTDSRPLHSLLSEREFSVFERLAQGANVNDIAQQLALSSKTISTHKARLMQKLNITSLAELVKYAMEHKLL from the coding sequence GTGATCCGTGTACTGGTAGCCGAAGACCACACCATCGTTCGCGAAGGTATCAAGCAACTGATCGGCCTGGCCAAGGACTTGCTGGTGGTGGGCGAGGCGAGCAATGGCGAGCAGTTGCTCGAGACCTTGCGTCATGTTCCCTGCGAAGTGGTGTTGCTGGATATCTCCATGCCTGGGGTCAATGGCCTGGAAGCGATTCCGCGGATCCGTGCGTTGAACAATCCGCCTGCCATTCTGGTGTTGTCGATGCACGACGAAGCGCAAATGGCTGCACGGGCATTGAAGGTCGGTGCTGCAGGCTACGCGACCAAGGACAGCGACCCGGCGCTGCTGCTGACGGCGATCCGCAAAGTCGCGGCGGGCGGGCGTTACATCGATCCGGAGCTGGCCGACCGTATGGTCTTCGAAGTCGGCCTGACCGATTCGCGGCCGCTGCATTCACTGTTGTCGGAGCGTGAGTTCTCGGTGTTCGAACGTTTGGCCCAGGGCGCCAACGTCAACGACATCGCCCAGCAACTGGCCCTGAGCAGCAAGACTATCAGCACCCACAAGGCGCGGCTGATGCAGAAACTCAACATCACCTCGCTGGCGGAACTGGTGAAGTACGCGATGGAACACAAACTCCTCTAA
- a CDS encoding PAS domain-containing sensor histidine kinase — protein MKRFRCLWVIGCLWFPLMGWAAPAPPAHVAQLSARQQEWLAQHDELRVGLVLQVPYAQYDRRLQRLSGVNVELMKWLARSLKVELSWRNFPDLAQLEAAAREGEIDIAPGLVQTPGGLRLWQFSDPYMRVPQLVVSDQKAAGGVELEKLDSQTRVAVRMPSATADYLRGNYPHLNLQGVPVERQALQLLLSQQASYAVVDEAQLGRLSVEPEFAGLVVVGDIGLPQLLRVATRRDWPELAGIVESALRAIPAKDLEQLHNQWLQPKYPRLTESPGFWQNLSLLLAVLMLSCMAIVFWQRRQQHSLEHRLLAAREDIALRAASEEALRLTQFSIDQSTVGILWVNWDSHVRYANRAAETMLGYPAGGIIDRPLIDFEPGLHMDRWLNLWKRARASEEGPQSFETNCLRADGSLLPTDVSLSFLRFRDGEYLVVYLNDVTERRRALAALQESEARLQGIAANVPGLVFRLERAPVTGQIDFAYISEGSESLVGYAPATLAHRDKGLRSLVHPDDKASYHRTQDHALDTDSDWSWQGRILTRQGEQRWAEIKAITRRLEDGAYVWDGIVWDISESKRIELELASSREQLRELSAHLESVREEEKARIAREVHDELGQMLTVLKLETSMCELAYAQLDPGLNERLNSMKRLIAQLFQLVRDVATALRPPILDAGIASAIEWQARRFEARTQIPCLVQVPDNLPVLSDAKAIGLFRILQEALTNVMRHAQAHTVELTLSLEGDELCLTVSDDGVGFVAATGRSTSFGVVGMRERVLIMGGQLSLESEPGEGTTLSVRVPLDGA, from the coding sequence ATGAAGCGTTTTCGCTGCCTGTGGGTTATCGGCTGTTTGTGGTTTCCCTTGATGGGCTGGGCGGCGCCTGCGCCACCAGCGCACGTCGCACAATTGTCCGCACGTCAGCAGGAATGGCTGGCGCAGCACGATGAATTGCGCGTCGGGCTGGTGTTGCAAGTGCCCTATGCGCAATACGATCGCCGCTTGCAGCGGTTGTCCGGGGTTAACGTCGAGTTGATGAAGTGGCTGGCCAGGTCGCTCAAGGTCGAGCTGAGCTGGCGCAACTTTCCCGACCTCGCGCAGCTGGAGGCCGCCGCCCGCGAAGGTGAAATCGACATCGCGCCGGGGCTGGTGCAAACCCCCGGTGGCCTGCGCCTGTGGCAGTTTTCCGACCCGTACATGCGGGTGCCGCAACTGGTGGTCAGCGACCAGAAGGCTGCCGGTGGGGTGGAGCTGGAAAAACTCGACAGCCAGACCCGCGTTGCCGTACGCATGCCCAGCGCCACCGCCGATTACCTGCGCGGTAATTATCCGCACCTGAACCTCCAGGGTGTCCCGGTCGAGCGCCAGGCTTTGCAACTGTTGCTGAGTCAGCAGGCCAGTTACGCCGTGGTCGACGAAGCACAATTGGGGCGTCTGTCTGTCGAGCCGGAGTTTGCCGGGTTGGTGGTGGTCGGCGACATCGGTCTGCCACAGCTGCTGCGCGTGGCCACGCGGCGGGACTGGCCGGAACTCGCCGGCATTGTCGAAAGCGCGTTGCGAGCGATCCCGGCCAAGGATCTGGAGCAACTGCACAATCAATGGCTGCAACCCAAATACCCGCGACTGACGGAGTCCCCGGGTTTCTGGCAGAACCTCAGTCTGCTGTTGGCGGTGTTGATGCTGAGCTGCATGGCGATCGTGTTCTGGCAGCGTCGGCAGCAACACAGCCTGGAGCATCGTCTGTTAGCGGCTCGGGAAGACATTGCCTTGCGAGCCGCCAGTGAAGAAGCGTTGCGCCTCACGCAGTTTTCCATCGATCAGAGCACCGTCGGCATTCTCTGGGTCAACTGGGACAGCCATGTGCGCTACGCCAACCGGGCCGCCGAAACGATGCTCGGCTATCCGGCGGGCGGCATCATCGACCGGCCGCTGATCGACTTCGAGCCCGGTCTGCACATGGACCGCTGGCTGAACCTGTGGAAACGCGCCCGCGCCAGCGAAGAAGGCCCGCAAAGTTTCGAAACCAATTGCCTGCGGGCTGATGGCAGCCTTTTGCCGACGGATGTTTCGTTGAGCTTCTTGCGTTTCCGTGATGGCGAATACCTGGTGGTCTACCTCAATGACGTCACCGAGCGCCGTCGCGCCCTGGCCGCGTTGCAGGAAAGCGAGGCGCGCCTGCAAGGGATCGCCGCCAACGTGCCGGGATTGGTCTTTCGCCTGGAACGGGCACCGGTGACGGGACAGATCGACTTTGCCTACATCAGCGAAGGCAGCGAGAGTCTGGTGGGTTACGCGCCGGCGACCCTGGCCCATCGCGACAAAGGTCTGCGCAGCCTGGTGCACCCGGACGACAAGGCCAGCTACCACCGGACGCAGGATCACGCGCTGGACACCGACAGCGACTGGTCGTGGCAGGGGCGGATTCTCACGCGTCAGGGCGAGCAGCGCTGGGCCGAGATCAAAGCCATCACTCGACGCCTCGAAGATGGCGCCTACGTCTGGGACGGCATTGTCTGGGACATCAGCGAGAGCAAACGCATCGAGCTGGAACTGGCCAGCTCCCGTGAGCAGTTGCGTGAGTTGTCGGCGCACCTGGAGAGCGTGCGGGAAGAGGAAAAGGCCCGTATCGCCCGGGAAGTTCACGACGAGCTGGGTCAGATGTTGACTGTGTTGAAGCTGGAAACGTCGATGTGCGAATTGGCCTACGCCCAGCTCGACCCGGGTCTGAACGAACGTTTGAACAGCATGAAGCGCTTGATCGCTCAGTTGTTCCAGCTGGTGCGCGATGTTGCTACGGCGCTGCGCCCACCGATTCTCGATGCCGGCATCGCCTCGGCCATCGAATGGCAGGCCCGGCGTTTCGAGGCGCGCACGCAGATTCCATGTCTGGTGCAGGTGCCGGACAACTTGCCGGTGCTCAGTGATGCCAAGGCTATTGGCTTGTTCCGGATTCTTCAGGAGGCGCTGACCAATGTCATGCGGCATGCCCAGGCGCATACTGTCGAACTGACGTTGTCGCTTGAAGGTGATGAGTTGTGTCTGACGGTCAGCGATGATGGCGTAGGATTCGTCGCCGCTACCGGTAGGTCGACATCCTTTGGGGTTGTCGGCATGCGCGAGCGGGTGTTGATCATGGGCGGGCAGTTGTCGCTTGAAAGTGAGCCGGGGGAGGGCACGACCCTGAGTGTGCGTGTGCCGTTGGATGGGGCCTGA
- a CDS encoding alpha/beta hydrolase family protein gives MPPVYRLALPALCLSLILPCAFSVQAADPAPAAAEKSADEKPVERQPLLERSQEEATALERKIPAQEQQQLQAGSDTFLALWKPANTADPKGTVIIIPGAGETVDWPQAISPLRRKLPDAEWSSLSITLPDLQSDAIAPRTVEVAPTPKAPDVGSKDSTTAAPIEQAAGGEAEVADKAIAETSDEQAKADAERIFARIDAAIAYAEQQSARRIVVLGHGTGAYWAARYLSEKQPSQVEKFAMVAAQTPVAAKPELAELTPTLKLPTADIFYMDKPLDRNAALERLQASKRLKASAFSQVSLKALPGDSKAEQEQLVRRVRGWLNPKPEAN, from the coding sequence ATGCCCCCTGTCTACCGCCTGGCACTGCCAGCATTGTGCCTGTCGCTGATCCTGCCTTGCGCCTTTTCCGTCCAGGCCGCTGATCCCGCACCCGCTGCCGCGGAAAAATCCGCAGACGAAAAACCGGTCGAACGTCAGCCGCTGCTTGAGCGTAGTCAGGAAGAAGCGACAGCACTTGAGCGAAAAATCCCTGCTCAGGAACAGCAACAACTGCAAGCGGGCAGCGATACCTTTCTGGCCTTGTGGAAACCGGCCAATACGGCGGATCCCAAAGGCACGGTGATTATCATCCCGGGCGCCGGTGAAACCGTTGACTGGCCGCAAGCAATCAGTCCCCTGCGACGCAAACTGCCCGACGCCGAGTGGAGCAGCCTGAGTATCACCTTGCCCGACCTGCAAAGCGATGCCATTGCGCCACGTACCGTCGAAGTAGCGCCAACGCCCAAGGCCCCTGACGTCGGCAGCAAGGACTCGACCACCGCCGCCCCCATCGAGCAAGCGGCTGGCGGTGAGGCGGAAGTCGCCGACAAGGCCATCGCCGAAACCAGTGACGAGCAGGCCAAAGCCGATGCCGAGCGAATCTTCGCACGCATTGATGCGGCCATTGCCTACGCCGAACAACAGAGCGCTCGCCGCATTGTGGTGCTCGGCCATGGCACCGGCGCGTACTGGGCCGCCCGTTACCTGAGTGAGAAGCAGCCCTCGCAAGTCGAGAAATTCGCGATGGTCGCCGCCCAGACGCCTGTTGCGGCGAAGCCGGAACTGGCTGAATTGACGCCGACCCTTAAATTGCCGACGGCCGACATCTTCTACATGGACAAGCCGCTGGACCGCAACGCGGCACTGGAGCGCTTGCAGGCCAGCAAGCGTCTGAAGGCTTCAGCGTTCAGTCAGGTATCGCTCAAGGCATTGCCGGGGGATAGCAAGGCTGAGCAGGAGCAGTTGGTGCGCCGGGTGCGGGGTTGGTTGAATCCCAAGCCAGAGGCGAACTAA
- a CDS encoding TerB family tellurite resistance protein encodes MLWPGTLIGAGAGYAIASIPGAMLGALLGQALDRRLKLQSWGHLREALGGRPVLRNDELLFVLLGRLAKCDGRVVDGHIQQARQEMQALEMTESAKRRAIAAFNRGKSGHDRLRGYLRRLSAQPHAAEGVLRACWRMVWADGRAGHAERELIAQWGKWLGWTSYQVQALAADYEPSRPSVVSSAVTYQEAMMLLGVSATTEPAQIKRAYRRLLSRHHPDKIAGSGATALQVREATDKTRELHNAYTLIRQRRDFR; translated from the coding sequence ATGCTGTGGCCAGGGACTCTGATTGGAGCCGGAGCAGGCTATGCCATTGCCAGCATTCCGGGGGCCATGCTCGGCGCGTTGTTGGGGCAGGCGCTGGATCGGCGCTTGAAACTGCAGAGCTGGGGGCATTTGCGTGAAGCGCTCGGTGGTCGTCCGGTGCTGCGCAATGATGAGCTGCTGTTCGTGTTGCTGGGGCGGCTGGCCAAGTGTGACGGGCGGGTGGTGGATGGCCACATCCAGCAGGCGCGTCAGGAAATGCAGGCGCTGGAAATGACCGAGTCGGCAAAGCGCCGGGCGATAGCGGCGTTCAACCGCGGCAAGTCGGGACATGACCGGTTGCGCGGCTATCTGCGACGCTTGAGTGCTCAACCCCATGCGGCGGAAGGCGTGTTGCGCGCCTGCTGGCGAATGGTCTGGGCCGATGGCCGCGCCGGTCATGCCGAGCGCGAGCTGATTGCCCAGTGGGGCAAATGGCTCGGCTGGACGTCGTACCAGGTTCAGGCGTTGGCGGCGGACTACGAGCCGTCCAGGCCATCGGTCGTCAGCAGTGCGGTCACTTATCAGGAAGCGATGATGCTGTTGGGCGTGTCCGCCACCACCGAACCGGCGCAGATCAAGCGCGCTTATCGACGTTTGCTGAGTCGCCATCATCCGGACAAGATTGCCGGCAGTGGGGCGACGGCGTTGCAGGTGCGTGAAGCGACTGACAAGACGCGCGAATTGCATAACGCCTATACGTTGATTCGTCAGCGACGGGATTTTCGCTAG
- the murU gene encoding N-acetylmuramate alpha-1-phosphate uridylyltransferase MurU — protein MKAMILAAGKGERLRPLTLTTPKPLVRAGGVPLIEYHLRALAAAGFTEIVINHAWLGQQIEDYLGDGSPYGVSIQYSPEGEPLETGGGIFRALPLLGDEAFVVVNGDIWTDYDFSVLHQPIYGLAHLVLADNPNHHPAGDFTLVDGQVHDGHPDAATLTYSGIAVLHPQLFDGCSAGAFKLAPLLRKAMADGQVTGERLHGRWVDVGTHERLAEVETLIEASR, from the coding sequence ATGAAGGCAATGATTCTGGCTGCGGGCAAGGGCGAACGTTTGCGCCCGCTGACCCTGACGACGCCCAAACCGCTGGTTCGTGCCGGCGGCGTGCCGTTGATCGAGTACCACTTGCGTGCGCTGGCCGCCGCCGGGTTTACCGAGATCGTGATCAACCATGCGTGGCTGGGTCAGCAGATCGAAGACTATCTGGGGGATGGCTCGCCGTATGGCGTGAGCATTCAGTATTCGCCGGAAGGTGAGCCACTGGAAACCGGTGGCGGGATTTTCCGCGCGTTGCCGTTGTTGGGTGATGAGGCGTTTGTGGTGGTCAACGGTGATATCTGGACCGACTACGACTTCAGCGTATTGCATCAACCCATCTACGGTCTGGCTCATCTGGTGCTGGCGGATAACCCGAACCACCATCCGGCGGGCGATTTCACCCTGGTCGACGGGCAGGTGCACGATGGCCATCCTGATGCGGCGACCCTGACTTACAGTGGCATCGCGGTGTTGCATCCACAGTTGTTCGACGGCTGCTCGGCCGGCGCTTTCAAGCTTGCACCGCTGTTGCGCAAAGCCATGGCTGACGGGCAGGTGACGGGTGAGCGGCTGCACGGTCGCTGGGTGGATGTCGGCACTCACGAGCGTCTGGCTGAAGTCGAAACGCTGATAGAAGCGAGTCGCTGA
- a CDS encoding aminoglycoside phosphotransferase family protein, with protein sequence MPDQDVRLQHLKVWLDEQLATLFAEQGWGAVPPATLTAASSDASFRRYFRWEGAGRSFVVMDAPPPQENCKPFVDIAFLLAKSGINVPKIYAEDLERGFLLLNDLGNKTYLDVIDSENADDLFKDALQALLAFQQLPMVAPLPSYDVALLRRELELFPEWYVKRELGIEFDAAQQMLWQNVTELLIDSALAQPKVLVHRDYMPRNLMLSEPNPGVLDFQDAVYGPVTYDVTCLFKDAFLSWPEERVRGWLENYWQQAGALDIPVQPDFEDFLRASDLMGVQRHLKVIGIFARICHRDGKPRYLADVPRFFAYIDAVIARRPELAELDVLLLSLRAGATA encoded by the coding sequence ATGCCTGACCAAGATGTACGTTTGCAACACCTGAAAGTTTGGCTCGATGAGCAGTTGGCGACCCTCTTTGCAGAGCAAGGTTGGGGCGCCGTACCCCCGGCCACGTTGACCGCGGCCAGTAGTGATGCGAGTTTTCGGCGCTATTTCCGCTGGGAAGGCGCAGGCAGAAGTTTCGTCGTAATGGACGCGCCGCCGCCCCAGGAAAACTGCAAACCCTTCGTGGACATCGCTTTTTTGCTGGCGAAATCCGGAATAAATGTGCCGAAAATTTATGCCGAAGACCTAGAACGCGGTTTTCTTTTGCTCAATGACCTGGGCAACAAGACGTATCTGGACGTTATCGACAGCGAAAATGCCGACGATTTGTTCAAGGATGCCCTGCAGGCACTGCTGGCTTTTCAGCAATTGCCGATGGTTGCGCCGCTGCCGAGTTACGACGTGGCGCTGTTGCGTCGCGAGCTGGAATTGTTCCCTGAGTGGTACGTGAAGCGTGAGTTGGGCATCGAGTTCGACGCTGCGCAGCAAATGCTCTGGCAGAACGTGACCGAGCTGTTGATCGACAGTGCGCTGGCGCAGCCCAAAGTGCTGGTGCATCGCGACTACATGCCGCGCAACCTGATGCTCAGCGAGCCGAATCCCGGCGTGCTGGATTTCCAGGATGCAGTCTACGGCCCGGTGACCTACGACGTGACCTGCCTGTTCAAGGACGCGTTCCTGAGCTGGCCCGAGGAGCGTGTGCGCGGCTGGCTTGAAAATTACTGGCAGCAAGCGGGCGCCCTGGACATACCGGTTCAGCCGGACTTCGAAGACTTCCTGCGCGCCAGCGACCTGATGGGCGTGCAGCGTCACCTGAAAGTCATCGGCATCTTCGCGCGCATCTGTCACCGCGACGGCAAGCCGCGTTACCTGGCTGACGTGCCGCGCTTCTTTGCTTATATAGACGCTGTGATCGCCCGCCGCCCTGAACTGGCCGAGCTGGATGTGTTGCTCCTCAGTCTGCGTGCCGGAGCGACTGCATGA